A single Meles meles chromosome 20, mMelMel3.1 paternal haplotype, whole genome shotgun sequence DNA region contains:
- the HSH2D gene encoding hematopoietic SH2 domain-containing protein isoform X1 has product MTEAGKLPPPLPPRLDWFVQTQVVQLSQEGVPAWFHGAISREDAENLLELQPLGSFLIRVSHSHVGYTLSYKAQGCCRHFMVKLLDDGSFMIPGEEKAHASLDALVTFHQQQPVRPHRDLLTQPCGQKDPENLDYEDLFLYSNALTEEGTSPAHVPREHQTPSSSHPRAAPEKTSASPVLLHWPKGRETRAQMDRVSTEEATSSCPPKSSLEKSCRKLWRNLKTLPQTGKRVQQQLTSHLPSTNLSSLWSAGTPTVTHSSRTMPGDTHWEDNVDTHRSVATSLASPSWPQDRRDRADPSRKASRLASWSEATPRVKGWHQAVVRALSSKVSRPEAKDLAESQKDWLPEEYHPPPPFAPGYC; this is encoded by the exons ATGACAGAGGCAGGAAAACTGCCCCCACCACTGCCCCCGCGACTGGACTGGTTCGTGCAGACGCAGGTGGTTCAGCTGTCCCAAGAAGGGGTCCCTGCATGGTTCCACGGTGCCATCTCGAGAGa GGACGCCGAGAATTTGCTGGAGTTACAGCCGCTGGGATCCTTTCTCATTAGAGTGAGTCACAGCCACGTGGGCTACACGCTGTCCTACAA AGCCCAGGGCTGCTGCCGCCACTTCATGGTGAAGCTGCTGGATGATGGGAGCTTCATGATCCCTGGGGAAGAGAAGGCCCATGCCTCACTGGATGCCCTGGTCACCTTCCACCAGCAGCAGCCTGTGCGGCCACACAGAGACCTGCTGACCCAGCCCTGTGGGCAG AAGGATCCAGAGAACTTGGATTATGAGGATCTCTTCCTTTACTCCAATGCACTGACTGAGGAAGGCACCAGCCCCGCCCATGTCCCCAGGGAACATCagactccttcctcctcccatccCAGGGCTGCACCTGAGAAG ACCTCAGCAAGCCCGGTCCTGCTTCACTGGCCAAAGGGAAGGGAGACACGAGCACAGATGGACAGAGTTTCCACAGAGGAAGCCACTTCCTCCTGCCCCCCGAAATCTTCTCTTGAGAAGTCCTGCCGGAAACTCTGGAGAAACCTCAAGACACTCCCCCAGACAGGCAAGAGGGTCCAGCAGCAGCTGACATCCCACCTGCCATCTACGAACTTGTCATCGCTCTGGAGTGCTGGGACACCTACAGTGACACACAGCTCAAGGACTATGCCAGGTGACACACACTGGGAAGATAATGTCGACACACACCGCTCAGTGGCCACGTCCCTTGCAAGCCCCTCGTGGCCCCAGGATCGGAGAGACAGAGCTGACCCATCCAGGAAGGCCTCAAGATTGGCCAGCTGGAGCGAGGCGACCCCGAGGGTCAAGGGTTGGCACCAAGCGGTAGTGAGGGCCCTGTCCTCAAAAGTGTCCAGACCAGAGGCAAAGGACTTGGCAGAATCCCAGAAGGACTGGCTCCCTGAGGAGTACCACCCACCACCACCCTTCGCCCCTGGGTACTGTTAA
- the HSH2D gene encoding hematopoietic SH2 domain-containing protein isoform X2 gives MTEAGKLPPPLPPRLDWFVQTQVVQLSQEGVPAWFHGAISREDAENLLELQPLGSFLIRQQPVRPHRDLLTQPCGQKDPENLDYEDLFLYSNALTEEGTSPAHVPREHQTPSSSHPRAAPEKTSASPVLLHWPKGRETRAQMDRVSTEEATSSCPPKSSLEKSCRKLWRNLKTLPQTGKRVQQQLTSHLPSTNLSSLWSAGTPTVTHSSRTMPGDTHWEDNVDTHRSVATSLASPSWPQDRRDRADPSRKASRLASWSEATPRVKGWHQAVVRALSSKVSRPEAKDLAESQKDWLPEEYHPPPPFAPGYC, from the exons ATGACAGAGGCAGGAAAACTGCCCCCACCACTGCCCCCGCGACTGGACTGGTTCGTGCAGACGCAGGTGGTTCAGCTGTCCCAAGAAGGGGTCCCTGCATGGTTCCACGGTGCCATCTCGAGAGa GGACGCCGAGAATTTGCTGGAGTTACAGCCGCTGGGATCCTTTCTCATTAGA CAGCAGCCTGTGCGGCCACACAGAGACCTGCTGACCCAGCCCTGTGGGCAG AAGGATCCAGAGAACTTGGATTATGAGGATCTCTTCCTTTACTCCAATGCACTGACTGAGGAAGGCACCAGCCCCGCCCATGTCCCCAGGGAACATCagactccttcctcctcccatccCAGGGCTGCACCTGAGAAG ACCTCAGCAAGCCCGGTCCTGCTTCACTGGCCAAAGGGAAGGGAGACACGAGCACAGATGGACAGAGTTTCCACAGAGGAAGCCACTTCCTCCTGCCCCCCGAAATCTTCTCTTGAGAAGTCCTGCCGGAAACTCTGGAGAAACCTCAAGACACTCCCCCAGACAGGCAAGAGGGTCCAGCAGCAGCTGACATCCCACCTGCCATCTACGAACTTGTCATCGCTCTGGAGTGCTGGGACACCTACAGTGACACACAGCTCAAGGACTATGCCAGGTGACACACACTGGGAAGATAATGTCGACACACACCGCTCAGTGGCCACGTCCCTTGCAAGCCCCTCGTGGCCCCAGGATCGGAGAGACAGAGCTGACCCATCCAGGAAGGCCTCAAGATTGGCCAGCTGGAGCGAGGCGACCCCGAGGGTCAAGGGTTGGCACCAAGCGGTAGTGAGGGCCCTGTCCTCAAAAGTGTCCAGACCAGAGGCAAAGGACTTGGCAGAATCCCAGAAGGACTGGCTCCCTGAGGAGTACCACCCACCACCACCCTTCGCCCCTGGGTACTGTTAA